The following coding sequences lie in one Chelonia mydas isolate rCheMyd1 chromosome 6, rCheMyd1.pri.v2, whole genome shotgun sequence genomic window:
- the LRRC4C gene encoding leucine-rich repeat-containing protein 4C, whose amino-acid sequence MLNKMTLHPQQIMIGPRFNRALFDPLLVVLLALQLLVVAGLVRAQTCPSVCSCSNQFSKVICVRKNLREVPDGISTNTRLLNLHENQIQIIKVNSFKHLRHLEILQLSRNHIRTIEIGAFNGLANLNTLELFDNRLTTIPNGAFVYLSKLKELWLRNNPIESIPSYAFNRIPSLRRLDLGELKRLSYISEGAFEGLSNLRYLNLAMCNLREIPNLTPLVKLDELDLSGNHLTAIRPGSFQGLMHLQKLWMIQSQIQVIERNAFDNLQSLVEINLAHNNLTLLPHDLFTPLHLERIHLHHNPWNCNCDILWLSWWIKDKAPSNTACCARCNTPPNLKGRYIGELDLNYFTCYAPVIVEPPADLNVTEGMAAELKCRASTSLTSVSWITPNGSVMTHGAYRVRIAVLSDGTLNFTKVTVQDTGLYTCMVSNSIGNTTASATLNVTALDNGYTYFSTVTVETMEPSQDEARTTEQIGPTPVIDWETTNVTTSLTPQSTRSTEKTFTIPVTDASNGIPGIDEVMKTTKIIIGCFVAITLMAAVMLVIFYKMRKQHHRQNHHAPTRTVEIINVDDELTGDTPIESHLPMPAIEHEHLNHYNSYKSPFNHTTTVNTINSIHSSVHEPLLIRMNSKDNVQETQI is encoded by the coding sequence ATGTTGAACAAGATGACCTTACATCCACAGCAGATAATGATAGGTCCTAGGTTTAACAGGGCCCTATTTGACCCCCTGCTTGTGGTGCTACTGGCTCTTCAACTTCTTGTGGTGGCTGGTCTAGTCAGGGCTCAAACTTgcccttctgtctgctcctgcAGCAACCAGTTCAGCAAAGTGATCTGTGTGCGGAAGAATCTGAGAGAAGTCCCAGACGGCATCTCCACCAACACACGGTTATTGAATCTCCATGAGAACCAGATCCAAATAATTAAGGTGAATAGTTTCAAACATTTGAGACACCTGGAGATCTTGCAGCTGAGTAGGAATCATATTAGAACCATTGAAATAGGGGCCTTCAATGGTCTGGCCAATCTCAACACTCTGGAACTTTTTGACAATCGTCTTACCACCATCCCTAATGGGGCTTTTGTATACCTGTCAAAACTGAAGGAGCTTTGGTTGAGAAACAACCCTATTGAGAGCATCCCTTCTTATGCTTTTAACAGAATCCCTTCCCTACGTAGGCTGGATTTGGGGGAACTAAAAAGGCTTTCATACATCTCAGAAGGTGCTTTTGAAGGTCTATCCAATTTGAGGTATTTGAACCTTGCTATGTGCAACCTTCGAGAGATCCCTAACCTCACACCACTCGTAAAACTGGATGAGTTAGATCTTTCTGGGAACCATCTGACAGCCATCAGGCCGGGGTCCTTTCAAGGGTTAATGCATCTTCAAAAATTGTGGATGATACAATCCCAGATTCAAGTGATAGAAAGGAATGCCTTCGATAACCTTCAGTCACTGGTGGAAATCAACCTGGCACACAACAACCTAACACTACTGCCTCATGATCTCTTCACACCACTCCACCTAGAAAGGATCCACCTGCACCACAATCCTTGGAACTGCAACTGTGACATTCTTTGGCTCAGCTGGTGGATTAAGGACAAAGCACCCTCCAACACTGCATGCTGTGCTCGCTGCAACACACCTCCCAATTTGAAAGGAAGGTACATCGGTGAGCTGGACCTGAATTATTTCACGTGTTATGCTCCGGTGATAGTGGAGCCACCAGCAGACCTCAACGTCACAGAAGGCATGGCTGCAGAACTGAAATGCCGAGCATCGACCTCCCTGACCTCTGTATCTTGGATTACTCCAAATGGATCAGTTATGACGCATGGGGCATACAGAGTTCGGATTGCTGTGCTCAGTGATGGCACATTAAATTTTACAAAGGTGACCGTGCAAGACACGGGCTTGTATACCTGCATGGTGAGTAACTCTATTGGGAATACCACAGCTTCTGCCACACTGAACGTGACTGCACTGGACAATGGTTACACATACTTTTCAACTGTTACCGTAGAGACTATGGAACCTTCTCAGGATGAGGCCCGGACCACAGAGCAAATTGGGCCCACGCCAGTTATTGACTGGGAGACCACCAATGTGACAACTTCTCTTACTCCACAGAGCACAAGGTCAACAGAAAAAACATTTACCATCCCAGTCACAGATGCAAGCAATGGGATCCCAGGAATAGATGAGGTTATGAAGACTACCAAAATCATAATTGGTTGTTTTGTGGCTATCACTCTCATGGCCGCTGTGATGCTGGTAATTTTCTACAAAATGAGGAAACAGCATCACCGGCAGAACCACCATGCTCCAACACGGACTGTAGAGATCATTAACGTGGATGATGAGCTTACAGGTGATACACCCATAGAGAGTCACTTGCCCATGCCGGCCATAGAGCATGAGCACCTAAATCATTATAACTCTTATAAGTCTCCTTTCAACCACACAACAACAGTTAACACAATAAATTCAATACACAGTTCAGTGCATGAACCGTTATTGATCCGAATGAACTCAAAAGACAATGTACAAGAGACTCAGatctaa